A stretch of the Pelmatolapia mariae isolate MD_Pm_ZW linkage group LG23, Pm_UMD_F_2, whole genome shotgun sequence genome encodes the following:
- the LOC134620698 gene encoding duodenase-1-like, with product MLGLQKSLLLHLLACLGKLAHGSHIIHGEKAPQKLMHYMASVQNNKGEHVCGGFLIKEDFVVSAAHCDGSNPTHVVLGNHNLKNGNHQKIRIEKKIIHENYKDVGLGDDIMLIKLSKKAHLGHMVRTIQLPPEEIHLRENQVCQVAGWGKTKTDDDKTANELMVVDVSVINKQVCKDQWGRLPANVVCAGGYGTDKGFCQGDSGGPLVCQGLAVGIVSYNHNGICNYPEEPNVYTDITKYLQWINKTVTGRNSLV from the exons ATGCTCGGTCTGCAGAAAAGCCTGCTCCTTCATCTTCTGGCATGCCTTGGAAAGCTCG cACATGGAAGTCACATCATACATGGTGAAAAAGCCCCCCAAAAATTGATGCATTACATGGCCTCTGTGCAGAACAACAAGGGTGAACATGTTTGCGGAGGATTTCTCATCAAGGAGGACTTTGTAGTCTCGGCTGCACACTGTGATGGCTC CAACCCCACACACGTTGTTCTCGGCAACCACAATCTCAAGAATGGCAATCATCAAAAAATaaggattgaaaaaaaaatcatccatgAAAATTATAAAGATGTTGGACTTGGTGATGACATCATGCTGATTAAA TTGTCTAAGAAAGCTCATCTAGGCCACATGGTACGAACAATTCAGCTTCCACCTGAAGAAATACACCTTCGAGAAAACCAAGTGTGTCAGGTGGCTGGATGGGGAAAAACTAAAACTGATGATGATAAAACTGCTAACGAGCTGATGGTGGTGGACGTGTCTGTCATTAACAAACAAGTCTGTAAGGACCAGTGGGGTAGGCTTCCTGCCAACGTTGTCTGTGCAGGTGGATATGGCACAGACAAAGGATTCTGTCAG GGTGATTCTGGGGGACCTCTGGTGTGTCAAGGGTTAGCTGTTGGCATTGTTTCTTATAACCACAATGGTATCTGCAATTACCCAGAAGAGCCCAACGTCTACACCGACATCACAAAATACCTTCAATGGATCAACAAAACTGTGACCGGCAGAAACAGTTTGGTGTAA